Proteins co-encoded in one Malus domestica chromosome 09, GDT2T_hap1 genomic window:
- the LOC139187525 gene encoding LOW QUALITY PROTEIN: uncharacterized protein (The sequence of the model RefSeq protein was modified relative to this genomic sequence to represent the inferred CDS: substituted 2 bases at 2 genomic stop codons), which yields IATSRSYARGGHKPYNLFRNGKPGGKEFREAWKKEIDEDDTLWTRSEDESDNEKDEKSRLEKEIXKVRXQAREHSELIDANNSDELRSVWFGSDEEKFLWTRNEDDDDDDNIPTEAYPNESSDKHIGKLFEFEKTFKYRTISKLLKAEQEPEELSPGKQARKIAVENVMKKLKKGPDGRYINVWEVMSDLDILIGAFENIVSGPEYAELRQGWPKKLNMQFFKDIQTCMKDPNYKFLPELKLKPKSKLVARNKWQKVQSRRRRAQKR from the coding sequence ATTGCAACTTCACGATCATATGCCCGTGGTGGTCATAAACCTTATAATCTCTTTAGAAATGGAAAACCTGGTGGTAAGGAATTCAGGGAAGCCTGGAAGAAAGAGATTGATGaagatgatactttatggacaagGAGTGAAGATGAAAGTGACAATGAAAAGGATGAAAAGAGTCGTCTTGAAAAAGAGATTTGAAAAGTAAGATAGCAGGCGAGGGAGCACTCTGAACTGATTGACGCCAATAATAGTGATGAGTTGAGAAGTGTTTGGTTTGGAAGTGACGAAGAGAAGTTTCTATGGACTAGgaatgaagatgatgatgatgatgacaatATTCCTACTGAAGCCTACCCAAATGAAAGTAGTGATAAACATATAGGCAAACTGTTTGAGTTTGAAAAAACATTTAAGTATCGGACaatttctaaattattaaaAGCTGAGCAGGAACCGGAGGAGTTGTCCCCTGGAAAACAAGCTAGGAAAATTGCAGTTGAGAATGTCATGAAAAAGTTGAAGAAAGGGCCAGATGGGCGATATATTAACGTGTGGGAGGTCATGAGTGACTTGGATattttgataggagcatttgaAAATATAGTTTCAGGGCCGGAATATGCAGAGCTTAGACAGGGATGGCCTAAGAAACTAAATATGCAGTTTTTCAAGGATATACAAACGTGTATGAAAGATCCTAATTATAAGTTCTTACCTGAGTTGAAGTTGAAACCAAAGAGCAAACTAGTTGCTAGAAATAAATGGCAGAAAGTACAATCTAGACGGAGGAGAGCACAAAAGCGCTAA
- the LOC103429398 gene encoding uncharacterized protein has product MDSETALELVKRGVTLLFLDVPQHTLIGIDTQMFSVGPEFKGIKMIPPGPHFVYYSSSTRDGKEFSPIIGFFIDAGPSEVIVRKWNQQDERLVKVPEEEEERYCQAVRSLEFDRHLGPYNLSQYGDWKQLSSYITKSIIQRIEPIGGEISIASESAMRINTPNTMTEKALDEQLNASKFSTPSDKSQTRGCYYTSIPRVIKQKGIQCQQLTSLNLDKTQLLESVLLEDYGGSEDLLLAELQFAFIAFLMGQSLEAFLQWKSLVSLLFGCTEAPFRTRSQLFAKFIKVIYYQLKHGLQKGCADTSVASSLLDDSWFSADSFLHRLFKEFFLLVQDASVVDGDLLSWTRKLKELLENNLGWEFQNDSAVDGMHFEEDDEYAPVVEMLDDLSSSEAPVI; this is encoded by the exons ATGGATTCCGAAACGGCGCTGGAGCTTGTGAAGCGCGGCGTGACGCTTCTCTTCCTCGACGTGCCTCAGCACACCCTCATCGGCATTGACACTCAG ATGTTTTCTGTGGGCCCGGAATTCAAAGGCATAAAGATGATTCCTCCGGGTCCTCATTTTGTGTACTATAGCTCATCCACGAG AGATGGCAAGGAGTTTTCGCCAATTATCGGGTTTTTTATTGATGCCGGGCCATCGGAG GTAATTGTTCGTAAGTGGAATCAACAAGACGAACGATTAGTCAAAGTACCAGAAGAAGAG GAAGAGAGATACTGCCAAGCAGTTAGAAGTTTGGAGTTTGACAGACATCTTGGTCCTTATAATCTAAGCCAGTATGGAGATTGGAAACAATTATCTAGCTACATTACAAAGAGCATCATTCAACGGATTG AGCCCATTGGAGGAGAAATTAGTATTGCATCTGAATCTGCAATGCGTATAAACACTCCTAACACAATGACGGAGAAAGCTCTGGATGAGCAGTTGAATGCTAGCAAGTTCTCAACACCTAGTGACAAGTCTCAGACGAGAGGATGTTACTACACATCAATTCCCCGTGTTATCAAACAAAAAGGAATCCAGTGCCAACAACTTACTTCTTTGAATCTTGACAAG ACACAATTGTTAGAAAGTGTACTGCTAGAAGATTATGGTGGTTCTGAGGACCTGCTTCTTGCGGAGCTGCAATTTGCCTTTATTGCATTTTTG ATGGGCCAATCACTTGAAGCATTTCTACAATGGAAGTCCTTGGTCAGTCTTTTATTTGGATGCACTGAAGCT CCTTTCCGTACAAGAAGTCAGCTATTTGCAAAG TTTATTAAGGTCATCTACTATCAATTGAAACATGGACTTCAGAAAGGTTGCGCAGACACAAGCGTTGCGTCATCATTGTTAGATGATTCATGGTTTTCTGCTGATAGCTTTTTGCACCGTCTTTTCAAG gaattttttttgttggtgcAAGATGCCTCAGTTGTTGACGGAGATCTTCTGTCATGG ACAAGGAAGCTCAAGGAGTTGCTTGAAAACAATCTTGGATGGGAATTCCAGAATGACAGTGCAGTTGATGGGATgcactttgaagaagatgatgag TATGCTCCTGTGGTTGAAATGCTGGATGACCTAAGTTCTAGTGAAGCGCCAGTAATTTAA